A genomic stretch from Theobroma cacao cultivar B97-61/B2 chromosome 4, Criollo_cocoa_genome_V2, whole genome shotgun sequence includes:
- the LOC18603232 gene encoding serine/threonine-protein kinase tricorner, which yields METARCWFNKLKSKDKLRPSKKKEAAGNVKEGSKPPTSEEAPSNVTKQRVAAAKQYIENHYKKQMKSLQERKERRDILEKKLADAEVSEEEQNNLLKYLEKKETEYMRLQRHKMGADDFEPLTMIGKGAFGEVRVCREKATGHVYAMKKLKKSEMLRRGQVEHVKAERNLLAEVDSNCIVKLYCSFQDEEYLYLIMEYLPGGDMMTLLMRKDTLTEDEARFYVGETVLAIESIHKHNYIHRDIKPDNLLLDRNGHMKLSDFGLCKPLDCSNLQEKDFSMANNLSGALQSDGRPAAPKRTQQEQLQHWQRNRRMLAYSTVGTPDYIAPEVLLKKGYGMECDWWSLGAIMYEMLVGYPPFYSDEPMSTCRKIVNWRTHLKFPEEAKLSPEAKDLISKLLCNVEQRLGTKGANEIKAHPWFKGIEWDKLYQMKAAFIPEVNDELDTQNFEKFEEADNQIPSAAKSGPWRKMLSSKDINFVGYTYKNFEIVNDNQLPGIAELKKKSSKPKRPSIKSLFEDESAAAASQPVQGSFLNLLPPQIEAPENHSRK from the exons ATGGAAACTGCAAGGTGTTGGTTTAACAAGTTGAAATCAAAAGATAAGTTAAGGccttcaaaaaagaaagaagctgCAGGTAATGTAAAGGAGGGATCAAAACCACCAACAAGTGAAGAGGCACCATCAAATGTCACCAAACAGAGGGTAGCGGCTGCAAAGCAGTATATTGAAAACCATTACAAGAAGCAGATGAAAAGCCTGCAGGAAAGAAAGGAGCG ACGTGATATTCTAGAAAAGAAGTTGGCTGATGCTGAAGTTTctgaagaagaacaaaacaaCTTGCTGAAGTATTTGGAGAAGAAGGAAACAGAATACATGCGCCTTCAGAGGCATAAGATGGGTGCTGATGATTTTGAACCATTGACCATGATAGGCAAGGGTGCATTTGGAGAG GTTAGAGTCTGTAGGGAGAAGGCAACTGGTCATGTATATGCCATGAAGAAGCTTAAGAAGTCAGAGATGCTTCGCAGAGGCCAG GTTGAACATGTGAAAGCTGAGAGGAATCTACTTGCAGAGGTTGACAGTAATTGTATTGTTAAACTATATTGCTCTTTCCAAGATGAAGAGTATCTATATCTAATTATGGAATATTTACCTGGGGGAGATATGATGACTTTACTGATGCGGAAGGATACATTAACTGAAGATGAGGCCAGGTTTTATGTTGGAGAAACTGTCCTGGCAATTGAATCTATCCACAAACATAATTATATTCATCG AGACATCAAGCCTGACAACCTGCTACTTGATAGAAATGGTCATATGAAATTATCAGATTTTGGATTATGTAAACCGTTAGATTGCAGTAATCTCCAGGAAAAGGATTTTTCTATGGCAAACAATCTCAGTGGGGCTCTTCAAAGTGATGGACGGCCTGCAGCACCAAAACGAACACAACAAGAGCAATTGCAGCACTGGCAGAGGAACAGAAGGATGCTT GCTTACTCTACGGTTGGTACACCTGACTATATTGCCCCAGAGGTTTTGCTGAAGAAAGGATATGGAATGGAATGTGATTG GTGGTCTCTTGGTGCTATCATGTATGAAATGCTTGTCGGATATCCACCCTTTTATTCAGATGAGCCGATGTCAACTTGTCGGAAG ATAGTCAATTGGAGAACGCACTTAAAATTTCCAGAAGAAGCGAAACTATCTCCAGAAGCAAAAGATCTTATCAGTAAACTTTTATGTAATGTTGAGCAGAGGCTTGGCACAAAAGGCGCCAATGAAATTAAG GCTCACCCATGGTTTAAAGGTATTGAATGGGACAAATTATATCAAATGAAAGCAGCTTTTATTCCTGAAGTCAATGATGAGTTGGACACGCAAAATTTTGAGAAGTTTGAAGAG GCTGACAACCAAATTCCTAGTGCAGCAAAATCAGGTCCATGGAGAAAG ATGCTTTCATCCAAGGATATAAACTTTGTGGGTTACACTTACAAGAACTTTGAAATTGTAAATGATAATCAATTACCTGGCATTG CTgaattgaagaagaagagctCAAAACCCAAGAGACCCTCCATCAAATCCCTTTTTG AGGATGAGTCAGCTGCCGCTGCCAGTCAACCTGTTCAAGGGAGCTTCTTAAACCTCTTGCCTCCGCAAATAGAAGCCCCGGAAAATCATTCCAGAAAGTGA